The Rhododendron vialii isolate Sample 1 chromosome 6a, ASM3025357v1 genome includes a window with the following:
- the LOC131329093 gene encoding uncharacterized protein LOC131329093, with protein MVGYLAPYKGQRYHRDHWNGANTIFATPQELFNYKHSSLRNVIERCFGVLKARFPIWKSMPNYSLARQPSIVTACCVVHNMIVIHKGRDEYFDGYMEADEWEGDSDDGGGGAGQVELVNTSLHSVQTMGKRRDDMAIAMWDAY; from the coding sequence ATGGTAGGGTATCTGGCTCCATACAAAGGACAAAGATATCACAGAGACCATTGGAATGGGGCTAACACAATATTCGCCACACCACAGGAGCTATTCAACTATAAGCACTCGTCGTTGAGGAATGTAATCGAAAGATGCTTTGGGGTGTTGAAAGCGAGGTTTCCAATATGGAAGTCAATGCCAAACTATAGCCTAGCTCGTCAGCCGTCGATAGTTACGGCGTGTTGTGTTGTCCACAATATGATCGTAATCCACAAAGGGAGAGATGAATATTTCGACGGCTATATGGAAGCGGACGAATGGGAGGGAGAtagtgatgatggtggtggtggtgccgGCCAAGTAGAGCTTGTCAACACGTCTCTTCACAGTGTGCAAACGATGGGAAAGAGGCGGGACGACATGGCTATTGCTATGTGGGATGCATATTGA